The Mercurialis annua linkage group LG8, ddMerAnnu1.2, whole genome shotgun sequence genome window below encodes:
- the LOC126659563 gene encoding 3-ketoacyl-CoA synthase 19, with amino-acid sequence MEPFIIIFLSLLCYVIFFFCSLIFHRRNQSCYMLDYECYKPPENRMLDTESCVKLVMRNKNLGIEQYRFLLQTIVNSGIGNETYGPENIIERREENASLRDAFSEIDDIMFDTLDNLFKRTGISPSEIDILVVNVSLFSPAPSLTARVVRKYKMREDIKSFNLSGMGCSASIVAVELVQQLFKSCKNKIALVISTESIGPNWYLGKEKSMLLSNCLFRSGGCSMILTNNQDLKNKSIFKLNHLVRTHIGSNDEAYGCCIQEEDDQGYGGFLLTRSLTKAAAKALSMNLRVLVPKILPVMELFRYILSRNRNPKSKTSNLELVGSGLNLKTGVEHFCIHPGGKAVIEGIGKSLGLNDYDLEPARMALHRFGNTSAGGLWYVLGYMEAKKRLKKGDRILMISLGAGFKCNNCVWEVMKDLENGNVWKESVDNYPPEKAPVNEFLEKYSWINDEYLSFVQIDEMKSKFM; translated from the coding sequence ATGGAACCtttcataattatttttctatccCTTCTTTGCTATGTCATTTTTTTCTTCTGCAGCCTAATTTTCCACAGAAGAAACCAATCCTGCTACATGCTAGATTATGAGTGCTACAAACCCCCCGAAAACAGAATGCTCGACACAGAATCCTGTGTCAAGCTTGTCATGAGGAACAAGAATCTCGGAATCGAACAATACCGGTTTCTGTTGCAAACGATTGTTAATTCCGGGATAGGAAACGAAACATACGGCCCGGAAAACATCATCGAAAGGAGAGAAGAAAATGCGTCTTTACGCGATGCATTTTCGGAGATCGACGACATCATGTTCGATACACTCGATAATCTGTTTAAAAGAACGGGAATTTCTCCGTCGGAAATCGACATACTCGTCGTGAATGTTTCGTTATTCTCTCCGGCGCCTTCGCTGACAGCTCGAGTAGTTCGGAAGTATAAAATGAGGGAAGATATTAAATCTTTCAATCTGTCAGGAATGGGGTGTAGTGCAAGTATTGTAGCTGTTGAATTAGTTCAACAGCTTTTTAAATCTTGCAAGAATAAAATAGCACTTGTTATTAGCACGGAATCAATCGGTCCAAATTGGTATCTCGGAAAAGAAAAATCAATGTTGCTATCGAATTGTCTGTTCCGATCCGGAGGTTGTTCGATGATCCTGACGAACAATCAAGATTTGAAGAATAAATCAATATTCAAATTGAATCATCTAGTCCGTACACATATCGGATCGAACGACGAAGCGTACGGATGTTGCATACAAGAAGAAGATGATCAAGGCTATGGAGGTTTTCTCTTAACAAGAAGCTTAACAAAAGCCGCCGCGAAAGCTCTTTCGATGAATTTACGAGTCCTAGTTCCGAAAATCTTGCCCGTTATGGAATTATTTCGATATATTCTATCTCGTAATCGGAACCCCAAAAGCAAGACTTCGAATCTTGAATTAGTGGGATCGGGCTTAAATCTTAAGACAGGGGTTGAACATTTCTGCATACACCCGGGCGGAAAAGCTGTGATCGAAGGGATCGGAAAGAGTTTAGGGCTAAACGACTATGACCTCGAACCGGCTCGAATGGCGCTTCATCGATTCGGAAACACGTCGGCGGGCGGTTTGTGGTATGTTTTAGGGTACATGGAAGCAAAGAAGAGGCTAAAGAAAGGTGATAGAATATTAATGATTAGTCTTGGAGCAGGATTTAAGTGCAATAATTGTGTTTGGGAGGTAATGAAAGATTTGGAAAATGGTAATGTTTGGAAAGAAAGTGTAGATAATTATCCTCCTGAAAAAGCACCGGTTAATGAGTTTTTGGAAAAATATAGCTGGATTAATGATGAATATCTTAGTTTTGTTCAAATTGATGAAATGAAATCAAAGTTTATGTAG